In Truepera sp., the sequence CATGTTCATAGCCGCGAAGGGCATGCCCGACTGGCTGGCGCTGTTGGGCATCCTGGTGGGCGGTTACATGTCGGCCGGAGCGGCGGGCGTGTACAACATGGTCTACGATGCCGACATCGACGTGAACATGAAGCGCACCGCCAAGCGGCCGCTGGTCAGGGGTTCGGTTACGCCGCGCAACGCGCTCGTCTTCGCCGTCGCGCTTACCGTTCTCTCGTTCGTGATCATCGCCCTGACGTCCAACATGTTGGCGGCGCTCCTGAGCTGGGCCGGTATCGCCTTCTACGTGCTCATCTACACCATGTGGCTGAAGCGCAGCACGTGGCAGAACATCGTCATCGGTGGCGCGGCGGGCTCCATCCCACCACTCGTGGGCTGGGCGGCGGTAACCAACGACCTGAGCCTCCTGGCCTGGATCTTGTTCGCGGTCGTGTTCGTATGGACCCCCGTTCATTTCTGGGCCCTTGCGCTGATGGTCAAGAAGGACTACGCGAACGTCGGGGTACCCATGGCGCCATCCGTTATCGGCGAGCGCGCCACCGTGATGCAGATGATCTTCTACACGGTGCTGACGGTAGTGCTCACGCTGCTGCCGTTCTTCTTGCGTGAGTTCAGCCCGGCGTACCTCGTGGCCGCCTTGCTCCTCAACGTGGTGCTCGTCGTGCGCATGGCGCGGGTGTTCCTGGTCGTCCGCTCCGGGCGCTCCGTGGAGCGCCAGACGGCGCTGCCCCTCTACCTGTACTCGATGAGCTACCTGGCGCTCGTCTTCCTCGCGATGGCGCTCGACCGGGTCATCTTCTGAGCCGGCCGCCGTGAGCGCTGGCGAAGACACCCGCGGCGTAGGACCCTTGCTGCTCCGCCCGCGCTGGATAGCGGGGCATGTCTTGGCCCTCGTGCTGGTCGTGTCGTTCGTGAACCTGGGTTTCTGGCAGTTGCGGCGCTTGGACCATCGGCGCCAGGTGAACGCCACCATCGACGCACGTTCACATTTGCCCCCCGAAGCGCTGGCGACCGCGCTGAAGCCGGGCGAGGCGCCACGGGAGTTCCTGCCGGTGAGCGCTACCGGCGTCTACGACCCCGCTCACGAGGTGCTCCTTCGTGGCCGCTCCTTGGGCGGCATGCCCGGCTTCAACTTGCTGACGCCGCTGGTGCTGGACGCTTCCGCCGGGGTGTGGGAGGGAAGCGCCATCCTCGTCGAACGCGGTTGGGTACCGTACGACGAGGACGCCGTGCCCGTGACGGCCGCCCTGCCGCCCGCGGGCACCGTCACGCTGGTGGGTGAGTTGCACGCGCCGCAATCGCCCCCCACGGGGCCGCTGGCCGGGCTGGCGGCCCACGATCCGCCTACCGGCCCCCTGGTGCAGAGCTATTACGTCGACGTGACGCGCCTGGCCCCGCAGATGCCCTACGAACTCGTGCCCGCCTACCTGATCCTACGTCAGGTGCAGCCCGTCTCTCCCAGGACGCTGCCCCAGCCGCTGCCCTTGCCCGAGACCGACGAGGGGCCTCACCTCGGCTACGCCATCCAGTGGTTCGGCATGGCCCTCGTCGGCATCGTCGGCTACTTCTTCCTGATCCGCTCCACCCTCAAACAGAACCGGCGTCGCGCTGAAAGCTCGCGACGCCGGTCGTAAGGCCTTACTGCCGACAGGCTCGTCAGGCGCGGGTCGGGGCCGCCTTGAGGCTGGCTTCTATGGCGGCCAGGAGCTCGTCGTTCGCCTTGATGAACTTGGCCACGCCCTCGTCCTCGAGCTTCGCCACGACCGTTTCGAGGTTGACGCCCACCCCCGTGAGCGCCTGCAGCATGGCCAGCGCGTCATCGGCGCCTTCTTTGATGCGCGCCGCGGGGTTGCCGTGGTCCCTGTAGTCGTCGATGGTCTTGAGCGGGAGCGTGTTGATGGTATCGGGTCCGATGAGCGGCTCGACGTACTTGACGTCCGAGTAGCTGGGATCCTTCGTGCTGGTGCTTGCCCATAGCAGGCGCTGTGGACGCGCACCCGCCTTGGCGAGCCTGGCGAAGCGTTCGCTGCCGGCGCCGAACAGTTCCTCGTAGATGACGTAAGCGCGCTTGGCGCTGGAGATCGCGGCAGTGCCGCGCAACTGGTGAGCCGCGGTGGCTTGCGGCACGGGCTGGCTGGCCAGGGCGTCCAGCTTCGGGTCGATCATGACGTCGATGCGGCTCAAGAAGAAGCTCGCCACCGACATGACGTTCACGCTCTTACCCGCCTTCAGCCGTTCCTCCAGTCCCGTCAGGAACGCGTCCGCCACCTGGCGGTAGCGCGGCAGGCCGAACAGGAGGGTGACGTTCACGTTCACGCCGTCGGCGATGAGGCGACGGATAGCCGGGACCCCCGCGTCGGTGGCCGGCACCTTGATGAAGATGTTGGGACGATCCAGCCTCTTCCAGAGGTGGTGGGCCTCCTTCACCGTGCCGTCCTCGTCGTGGGCAAGCTCCGGAGACACCTCCAGTGAGACCATGCCGTCCAGTCCGCCAGAGGCGTCGAACATCGGGCGGAAGAGGTCGGCTGCTTCGGAGATGTCCGAGATCGTCAGGTCCTCGTACGTCGCCTTCGCGTCGGCGCCCTTGCGCGCGTGGTCCGCGATGGCGTCGTCGTAGTCGTTGCTGTCGACGATCGCCTTGTGGAAGATCGACGGGTTGGACGTGACGCCGGCGAGGCCGTCATCGTCGATGAGGCCCTTGAGCTTGCCGTTCTTCAGCCAGGAGCGGCGGAACTCGTCCAAGTAGATGGTCTGTCCGAACTCTTTCAGGCGTAGTAGAGGGTTCATGTCCTACCTCCTCGCGGGCAGTCGGCAGCGCTGACGCCGCCGCGCTCCGCTAGACGACCCGATGATAAGTCACTCAGTCGTTCTCGATGCCCGTAGCGAACACGGCGCCGTCCTCTTGCTCGAGCCTCAGGCGGGGCAGCGGCAGCACGGCCGGGCCGCTGACGGCCTTGCCGGCCTGCATGGGATCGAACACGCTCAGGTGGCAGGGGCAGGTGAAGGCGGGCGAGTCGGTGTTGTAGTTGAAGCCGATGGCGATGGCCTCTGGGTCGGTGTTGAGCACCACCGTGCAGTGTTGGTGCGTGCAAACGCGGCTGAAGCCGGCCAGGTAGGCGCTGACGGTGGCTACGCCGCTCTCGACGGCGAGGTCGCCGGGTATCGGCCCAGGTAGGCGCACCACCAGTGCGGGAATGCCGTTGACGGTCGGGTCCGCACTCGGAAGTTCGAACGCGACCGCGTCCCAAACGTTGCCGAACGCCGTCAGGGCGGCCACCCTGGTTGGTGGCCGGGGGGCGAAGACCGGCTCGGCGGCGGCGCTTCTCTTGAGGAAGTGGACCTTGATGGCCTCGTAGAGGCCCAGGCCGCCGCCCACCGCCACCGCGATGACGGGGATGCGCCAGAGCCACTTGAGCAGTTCCCGGCGCTCGGGATCGGCCGGAGCGCCCGGGTCGGTCATTCGCGGCTCGCCTGGCTCTTCGACAGGACCTGGGTGACGTACGCGACCACCGCGTCGATCTCGTCGGGTTGAAGCTCCGCCATGAAAGCCGGCATCAAGCCGCGACCGAAACGCACGGCGTCGCGAACGTTGGCCTCGTTGCTGGCCCTGGGGTTCCCCGCCAGCGTGGCGCCAACGCCACCCTCGCCGTTCGGGCCGTGACACACCGTGCAGTTGGCCGAGAACACCTGGCGGCCGATGACGGGGAGCGCCGCCGCCTCGGGCGCCTGGGAGGCCTCGCCCCCGCTCGCCTGCTGCCTTGCGGCCTCGGCGAGCGCGGCAGCCGCGGCGCCCTCGGTGGGCCCGACGAGCGCCGCGTAGGCGTCGTACGTGGTGGCCGCTCGGTCCCAGGCGCCCGTCTGGGCGTAGGCGTCGGCCAGCGTCATGACACTGTCCGGTAGGAGGTGTTCCAGACCCCCTGCGGCATCTGCCGCCCGCTCTATCGCGCCGACGGCATCCGCGGGCCGGCCGGCCGCGTACAGCAGCTGTCCGGTGCGAGCCAGTGCACGCGGCTGGTTGGCGTCCAGCTCCGTGAGGACCCTGAAGTAGTTCTCCACCGCGCGTTGGGGCTCGCCGGCGTCCCAATAGGCGTCGCCGAGCGCCATCAGGTTGGCCTGCGTGGGCTCGGCCTGAGCCGCCGCCTGGAGCGGCAGCAGCGCCCGCATGAGGTCGAGCCGCGCCTGCGTTGCGGGTTCGGCGGCGCCCTCGGGCGTGGCGGCGAAGTCCTCGTACGCGTCGAGCGCTAGCTCCAGGTCGCCGCGGGCGAACGCCACCTCGCCCAGGAGGTAAAGGGTCTCCGGGTCGTTAGGGTCGGCGGTCCGCGCTTGTTCCAGCCAGTCTTGCGCCTGCGCCAGGTCTCGCTGCAGGTACAAGATGGCAAGACGCTTGTACGCCGCCGCGGGAACCGGGCTGACCTCCGCGACGATGCGCTCATAGGCCTGTTCGGCGTCGTCGAGCCGTTGCAGCCCGAGGTACGTGTCACCCAGCGCGAGAAGGTTGGCGGCCGTTGGATCGTCCTTGGCCGCTCGCTGTGCCGCCTGCAGTTGCCTGGCCGCGTCGACGTCCGTGGTCGTGATGGTGTCCGAGTCGGACACGCGTGGCAGGACGTAGGTGGGCAGCGCCGCGGCAAGCACCAAGAACGCCCCTAGCACGGCCAGCGCTCCCACCGGGACGCGTCGCCTCGTAGCCACACGGCCCTTGGCGGGCTTACCCGCGAGGGCGCGCTGCCGCTCGTCTATCGCCGTGAGCACCTTGGCAGCCTTGGCCTCGTACCGGGCGTGCAACTCTTGCCGCCTTGCAAGTGGCAGGTCGACACGCGCGTCGAGCTCTTTGATCGCGCGCAGCAGCGCAGCCTTCTCCTCGTTGAGATCGACCAGGACGGGGTCGCGGTCGTCGGGCAGCGGGTCTGCCTGGCCCGGCGCCACCAACGGCAGGGCGACGTAGAAGAAGGCGATCAGCACCAAGACGCCGATCAAGATGGTCGTGAGCATCAACCTTCTCCGCTCCGGCCGTCCGGGCCGGCCGTCGACGCCGGCCCGCCGCCGTCGGCGAGGAGTCGCCTCACCCGCTCGAGCTCGTCCTCCGTCGCGTTCACCGGCACGCGCGAGGCGGCCAGCCAGCGCCTGGCGAACGTGACGACCACGGCCACTGCCACCAGCGCGACGATCACGGGCAACAGCCACACGAGCAGGTGGATGCCGCGCTTGGGCGGATCGAGCAGGATCCAGTCGCCGTAGCGGGCCTGGAAGAACTCGTAGATCTGCTGGTCGGTCTCGCCCGCGGCCACCTTCTCCTCGATGACGCTGCGCATCTGCTGCGCTATCTGGGCGCTGGAGTCGGCCACGCTCTCCGAAACGCACACGGGGCACCTGAGGTTGCGGGCGATGTCGAACGTGCGAGAGCCCACCTCCACGTCTTGGGCAAGCGCTAGGGCGAACAAGGCCACGACGCCGGCTATCAGGGCCGAGCGCAGCCGACGGTGAGCGATCATCGGAGCAACGCCTCCACCTGCGTGGCCAGCACCTCGGCAGTCACGGGCCCGACGTGCTTGGCCCTGATGTTGCCCTGCGCGTCCACGAAGAACGTCTCGGGCACGCCGTAGAGGCCCCAGTCGACGCTGACGACGCTGTCGTTGTCGAACGCGTTGGGGAAGGTGAGGCCGAAGCGGCCGATGAAACTGCGGCCCTCGTCGCGCTTGTCCTTGTCCTGTGTCTGGATCCCCAGGAACTGCACGCCCCTGGGCTGGTAGGTCAACCAGGCCTGCTGGAGCACCGGGGCCTCCTCGTAACAGGGGAGGCACCAGGAT encodes:
- a CDS encoding heme o synthase, producing MNEADTPATGPARATVRDYLILTKPKVISLLLLTTVGAMFIAAKGMPDWLALLGILVGGYMSAGAAGVYNMVYDADIDVNMKRTAKRPLVRGSVTPRNALVFAVALTVLSFVIIALTSNMLAALLSWAGIAFYVLIYTMWLKRSTWQNIVIGGAAGSIPPLVGWAAVTNDLSLLAWILFAVVFVWTPVHFWALALMVKKDYANVGVPMAPSVIGERATVMQMIFYTVLTVVLTLLPFFLREFSPAYLVAALLLNVVLVVRMARVFLVVRSGRSVERQTALPLYLYSMSYLALVFLAMALDRVIF
- a CDS encoding TlpA disulfide reductase family protein, yielding MKLRRLLLVVASLALLGALFAFGLLRGSPDRDIASVLIDRPAPSFSLPLYDRYQPDYGASFDLGDHLGKPMVINFWASWCLPCYEEAPVLQQAWLTYQPRGVQFLGIQTQDKDKRDEGRSFIGRFGLTFPNAFDNDSVVSVDWGLYGVPETFFVDAQGNIRAKHVGPVTAEVLATQVEALLR
- a CDS encoding c-type cytochrome: MLTTILIGVLVLIAFFYVALPLVAPGQADPLPDDRDPVLVDLNEEKAALLRAIKELDARVDLPLARRQELHARYEAKAAKVLTAIDERQRALAGKPAKGRVATRRRVPVGALAVLGAFLVLAAALPTYVLPRVSDSDTITTTDVDAARQLQAAQRAAKDDPTAANLLALGDTYLGLQRLDDAEQAYERIVAEVSPVPAAAYKRLAILYLQRDLAQAQDWLEQARTADPNDPETLYLLGEVAFARGDLELALDAYEDFAATPEGAAEPATQARLDLMRALLPLQAAAQAEPTQANLMALGDAYWDAGEPQRAVENYFRVLTELDANQPRALARTGQLLYAAGRPADAVGAIERAADAAGGLEHLLPDSVMTLADAYAQTGAWDRAATTYDAYAALVGPTEGAAAAALAEAARQQASGGEASQAPEAAALPVIGRQVFSANCTVCHGPNGEGGVGATLAGNPRASNEANVRDAVRFGRGLMPAFMAELQPDEIDAVVAYVTQVLSKSQASRE
- the tal gene encoding transaldolase, which codes for MNPLLRLKEFGQTIYLDEFRRSWLKNGKLKGLIDDDGLAGVTSNPSIFHKAIVDSNDYDDAIADHARKGADAKATYEDLTISDISEAADLFRPMFDASGGLDGMVSLEVSPELAHDEDGTVKEAHHLWKRLDRPNIFIKVPATDAGVPAIRRLIADGVNVNVTLLFGLPRYRQVADAFLTGLEERLKAGKSVNVMSVASFFLSRIDVMIDPKLDALASQPVPQATAAHQLRGTAAISSAKRAYVIYEELFGAGSERFARLAKAGARPQRLLWASTSTKDPSYSDVKYVEPLIGPDTINTLPLKTIDDYRDHGNPAARIKEGADDALAMLQALTGVGVNLETVVAKLEDEGVAKFIKANDELLAAIEASLKAAPTRA
- a CDS encoding cytochrome c-type biogenesis protein CcmH, with protein sequence MIAHRRLRSALIAGVVALFALALAQDVEVGSRTFDIARNLRCPVCVSESVADSSAQIAQQMRSVIEEKVAAGETDQQIYEFFQARYGDWILLDPPKRGIHLLVWLLPVIVALVAVAVVVTFARRWLAASRVPVNATEDELERVRRLLADGGGPASTAGPDGRSGEG
- a CDS encoding SURF1 family protein, which encodes MSAGEDTRGVGPLLLRPRWIAGHVLALVLVVSFVNLGFWQLRRLDHRRQVNATIDARSHLPPEALATALKPGEAPREFLPVSATGVYDPAHEVLLRGRSLGGMPGFNLLTPLVLDASAGVWEGSAILVERGWVPYDEDAVPVTAALPPAGTVTLVGELHAPQSPPTGPLAGLAAHDPPTGPLVQSYYVDVTRLAPQMPYELVPAYLILRQVQPVSPRTLPQPLPLPETDEGPHLGYAIQWFGMALVGIVGYFFLIRSTLKQNRRRAESSRRRS
- a CDS encoding Rieske 2Fe-2S domain-containing protein → MTDPGAPADPERRELLKWLWRIPVIAVAVGGGLGLYEAIKVHFLKRSAAAEPVFAPRPPTRVAALTAFGNVWDAVAFELPSADPTVNGIPALVVRLPGPIPGDLAVESGVATVSAYLAGFSRVCTHQHCTVVLNTDPEAIAIGFNYNTDSPAFTCPCHLSVFDPMQAGKAVSGPAVLPLPRLRLEQEDGAVFATGIEND